The Campylobacter sp. CN_NE2 region GAAAGCAGAGCTTTGGATTTGCTAGTTAGCGCAGGTCTTATTGAAGTAGATACGAGCGTAGCGCTTCGCACTCCAATCGACATAACAAAAAATCCAAAAAATTTGCAAATTATCGAGCTTGAAAGCCCTGCGCTTCCTAGAACGCTTGATGATGTCGAAATCGCAGTTATCAACTCAAACTTCGCTTTTAACGCAGATTTAAATCCTGTTAAAGACTCTTTGGTGTTAGAAAGCGCAGAAGGTAACCCTTACACAAATATCGTTGCAGTTAAAGAAGGTAACGAAAACGCTCCAAAAATCAAAGCTCTAAATGAAGCCTTACAAAGCCAAAAAGTAAAAGATTTCATCGCCGAACAATACAAAGGCGCAGTTATCTCTGCTTTTTAA contains the following coding sequences:
- a CDS encoding MetQ/NlpA family ABC transporter substrate-binding protein translates to MRKLILTALLGASLVSSALAESLVVGATPIPHAEILEVVKDDLKAKGFDLEIKVFNDYVTPNKATDSGDLDANYFQHEPYLDEFNANNGTKVVKTIGVHLEPMGVYSKKIKAINELSDGAKVAVPNDPTNESRALDLLVSAGLIEVDTSVALRTPIDITKNPKNLQIIELESPALPRTLDDVEIAVINSNFAFNADLNPVKDSLVLESAEGNPYTNIVAVKEGNENAPKIKALNEALQSQKVKDFIAEQYKGAVISAF